In Tripterygium wilfordii isolate XIE 37 chromosome 17, ASM1340144v1, whole genome shotgun sequence, the genomic window GTGGAGAATAACCACCATCAAAAGTTGAATTACGAGTCGAGGAGGGTAATGGAAGGAAACAAAGGCACAATATGTGAAACAGGTGGTACAGAGTACATAGCTTCATGGTTGATAATGAGGCTTCTTGAGCATGGTTAGTTGGTACTCTGTCAATGCAACCATTAGAGCCAAACCAGGTCGGTTATTCTCACTTACTAAGGCTATGATTATGAATTAATTAACATGCCTTCTGTGAAAGAAGTTTGGTAGCTGCTTCTTGGTTCTTTTTCACTTCTAAGGATTATTCAGTGAGCTTGTTATTTTCAGACGTTATCCTctacaagtttttctttttcattttttatttttgtgctggctatttcatttttcatggCCTTGCTTGTATGTTACATCAGAACTTTACTTTTACGCATTCTCTGTTCATAGCATTTACCCACTGCTTTAAACCCCAAACCTTAATGTAAAAACTTAGTAGCTCATATGGCTTTGGTTAGGACCAAGTAATTTTGAGATTGACGGAGCACTTGAGAAACTGCATCTCTTTGAAGCTGATCTTAACGAGCCAGACAGTTCCAATACTGCCATTGAAGGATGCATTGGAGTGTTTCATGTTGCTGCATCTCTTGATCTTGAAGGTGAAGAATCCGAGGAAGTAGCGACCAGAAGAGCTATCAATGGAGCATTAGGAATCTTAAAAGGCATGCTTGAAATCGAGAAAGTGAAGTGAGTTGTGTACATTGCTAGTCATTCTTCTGTGGCTTTAAACAGCAAGGACAAAGATAAAATGGACGAGATTTATTGGACTAATATTGATTTCATTAATGCCAACGTGCAAGCTGGAAAGTCCTATGTCATTTCTAAGACATCAACTGAAAAGGCATCCATTGAATTTGCTGAAGAAACTGGATTGGATCTTGTGACTGTAGTAAACCCTTCTTTAGtagtcttttcctttttctgccCTTTATCTTCTGCTCCAGTGCGAATGATGCTGGCTTTGGTCTCAGGTAAGTTCTATTTTTAACAGCTAGCATTTTAATCTTTTTGGTTGAATAAtagttaacatggtatcagagtgaGAGATCGCGGTCGAGTTTCTAGCTTTCGTAGCATGTCACAAtgaaaacgtgacatgctttgTCTTCGCTGCAATCAAGGCAAAATCTTAAATTCAAAAGCAGAGTTTGAGTGTGTGATTTAATTTGGAGGTACACATGAAGTCTTCATAGATGCCATTCTTGAAAGTCAGAAATATGAATGGCAAAACAAGTATATAAGCACATCCTACTTGGTCTCCAAGACTGTAACAGAGAAGACAGCATTAGATTTTGCAGAGGAACATGGACTAGACCTTGTCACTGTTGTTCTTCCGTTGGTTGTTGGGCCATTTATCTGTCCGAAAATACCTTCCTCGGTGAACATGGCACTCGCAATGGCATTTGGTACGCCACATTACTCATATCTACCTAATTTATTAAAGTTGTACAGATTCAATTTTACATATAGGGAGCCTGTTTGGTATAGTAAGCTCGCGAGAAacgctctaccaaacacctcaAAAATGTTAGTTTTTTAAGCTCCAAAGTGCTCTA contains:
- the LOC119981817 gene encoding vestitone reductase-like; this translates as MEGNKGTICETGGTEYIASWLIMRLLEHGLFSELVIFRRYPLQLIWLWLGPSNFEIDGALEKLHLFEADLNEPDSSNTAIEGCIGVFHVAASLDLEGEESEEVATRRAINGALGILKGMLEIEKVNKDKDKMDEIYWTNIDFINANVQAGKSYVISKTSTEKASIEFAEETGLDLVTVVNPSLVVFSFFCPLSSAPVRMMLALVSVGGTHEVFIDAILESQKYEWQNKYISTSYLVSKTVTEKTALDFAEEHGLDLVTVVLPLVVGPFICPKIPSSVNMALAMAFGNHDSYGAITNLYMVHIEDAVQAHIFLLEYPNTRGRYICSSANVSITTIFEYLSANMKWFKENEDHDTCSLSSMKLLDSGFKFKFTVEDMFDGAIQCCKNKGSFNKHVVVKL
- the LOC119982966 gene encoding vestitone reductase-like, which codes for MDEIYWTNIDFINANVQAGKSYVISKTSTEKASIEFAEETGLDLVTVVNPSLVVFSFFCPLSSAPVRMMLALVSE